One region of Desulfovibrio legallii genomic DNA includes:
- a CDS encoding cytochrome c3 family protein translates to MGIPRHGPWLKWLAGGVVAGMALLGVLAYAMTTTDSRPFCSTCHIMEEAAVTQKMGTHARLACNECHAPHNLLVKLPFKAQEGLRDFWGNITGKDVPHPVSLHTRDVVNANCKACHAQTNVNVASMDAKPYCVDCHRNVAHMRMRPISTRTVAYE, encoded by the coding sequence ATGGGAATACCCCGCCATGGACCTTGGCTCAAGTGGCTGGCGGGCGGCGTTGTGGCGGGCATGGCGCTCCTGGGCGTACTGGCCTACGCCATGACGACCACGGACAGCCGGCCCTTCTGCTCCACCTGTCACATCATGGAGGAGGCCGCCGTTACCCAGAAGATGGGCACGCACGCGCGGCTGGCCTGCAACGAGTGCCACGCGCCGCACAATCTGCTGGTCAAGTTGCCGTTCAAAGCTCAGGAAGGCCTGCGCGACTTCTGGGGCAACATCACCGGCAAGGACGTGCCGCACCCCGTCAGTCTGCACACCCGCGACGTGGTCAACGCCAACTGCAAGGCCTGCCACGCTCAGACCAACGTCAACGTGGCCAGTATGGACGCCAAGCCCTACTGCGTGGATTGCCACCGCAACGTGGCCCACATGCGCATGCGGCCCATCAGCACAAGGACGGTAGCCTATGAATAA
- a CDS encoding ammonia-forming cytochrome c nitrite reductase subunit c552 — protein sequence MNKTVVSPLFAGAALLAVLALGGCEDVSTELKAPTYKTGIAQTETRISAFKAAFPQQHASYMKNDEDKVMTEYKGSVPYHKNDDVNPLPKGFKHAQPYLKNLWLGYPFMYEYNETRGHTHAVEDFVNIDRLNRFGADGKGKMPATCWNCKTPKMMTWVAQYGDAFWSKDVNEFRGKESIDARDETIGCANCHDPATMELRLYSEPLKDWLKRSGQDWNKLSRNEKRTLVCAQCHVEYYFTHQDNGPKLRPVFPWDNGKNPEDIYQYYKGHGAKGPDGKPGPFVDWVHAASKVGMIKMQHPDYETFQDGPHGAAGVSCADCHMQYVREDGKKISSHWMTSPMKDPEMRACRQCHADKTAEYLRSRVLYTQEKAYKQLIKAEELSVKAHEAVRLANAYDGPRPENYEALMTEAREMVRKGQLFWDYVSAENSMGFHNPVKTMNTLAVSLECSNRAVALATEATQFTIAPVMAKDIKEVVPPILEMSRKLQQDADFLQKNPWTKILPVLPKADQVWDGQNRLKSDAARP from the coding sequence ATGAATAAGACCGTAGTTTCTCCTCTTTTTGCCGGGGCCGCGCTGCTGGCCGTGCTGGCGCTCGGCGGCTGTGAAGACGTTTCCACCGAGCTTAAGGCCCCCACCTACAAAACGGGCATCGCCCAGACGGAAACCCGCATTTCCGCCTTCAAGGCGGCCTTCCCGCAGCAGCACGCCTCGTACATGAAGAACGACGAGGATAAAGTGATGACGGAGTACAAAGGCTCCGTGCCCTACCACAAGAACGACGACGTCAATCCCCTGCCCAAGGGCTTCAAGCACGCCCAGCCCTACCTCAAAAATCTCTGGCTGGGCTATCCTTTTATGTACGAATACAATGAAACCCGCGGCCACACCCACGCGGTGGAGGACTTTGTCAATATCGACCGCCTCAACCGCTTCGGCGCGGACGGCAAGGGGAAGATGCCCGCCACCTGCTGGAACTGCAAAACGCCCAAGATGATGACCTGGGTGGCCCAGTACGGCGATGCTTTCTGGTCCAAGGACGTCAACGAGTTCCGCGGCAAGGAATCCATCGACGCCAGGGACGAGACCATCGGCTGCGCCAACTGCCACGACCCGGCCACCATGGAGCTGCGCCTCTATTCCGAACCGCTCAAAGACTGGCTCAAGCGCAGCGGGCAGGACTGGAACAAGCTCAGCCGCAACGAAAAGCGCACCCTGGTCTGCGCCCAGTGCCATGTGGAATACTACTTTACCCACCAGGACAACGGCCCCAAGCTGCGCCCGGTCTTCCCCTGGGATAACGGCAAAAACCCTGAGGATATCTACCAGTACTACAAGGGCCACGGCGCCAAGGGCCCCGACGGCAAGCCCGGCCCCTTTGTGGATTGGGTGCACGCCGCCTCCAAGGTGGGCATGATCAAGATGCAGCATCCGGATTATGAAACCTTCCAGGATGGCCCCCACGGCGCAGCGGGCGTCTCCTGCGCCGATTGTCACATGCAGTATGTGCGCGAGGACGGCAAAAAGATCTCCAGCCACTGGATGACCTCGCCCATGAAGGATCCGGAAATGCGCGCCTGCCGCCAGTGCCACGCGGACAAGACTGCGGAATACCTGCGCAGCCGCGTGCTCTATACCCAGGAAAAAGCCTACAAGCAGCTCATCAAAGCCGAGGAGCTTTCGGTCAAGGCTCACGAGGCCGTGCGCTTGGCCAACGCCTATGACGGCCCCCGGCCCGAGAACTACGAGGCCCTCATGACCGAGGCCCGGGAGATGGTCCGCAAGGGGCAGCTCTTCTGGGATTATGTCTCGGCCGAAAACAGCATGGGCTTCCACAATCCGGTCAAAACCATGAACACCCTGGCCGTCTCGCTGGAATGCAGCAACCGCGCCGTGGCCCTGGCCACCGAGGCCACGCAGTTCACCATTGCGCCGGTTATGGCCAAGGACATCAAGGAAGTGGTGCCGCCCATTCTGGAAATGAGCCGCAAGCTCCAGCAGGACGCGGACTTCCTGCAGAAGAACCCCTGGACGAAGATTCTGCCCGTCCTGCCCAAGGCCGATCAGGTCTGGGACGGCCAGAACAGGCTGAAGTCCGACGCCGCGCGTCCGTAA
- the dsrO gene encoding sulfate reduction electron transfer complex DsrMKJOP subunit DsrO: MRRRTFLSLCCVSAAGLLPGPARAAEAQRPRYAMVVDLRRCVGCQSCTVSCGAENAVPLHEFRTTVNEYALGAQDAQGRAPALAVLPRLCNHCENPPCVPVCPVGATYKREDGLVLINAATCIGCGFCVQACPYDARFLNRETHTADKCTFCAHRMAAGLLPACVENCVGGARVFGDLHDPQSPVSRLLSAYAGRVAVLYPERDTKPHVFYLGLDERFAHVDAVPEPLPLYPAGRASHD; this comes from the coding sequence ATGCGCCGAAGAACATTCCTTTCCCTCTGTTGCGTGAGCGCGGCCGGCCTGCTGCCCGGCCCCGCCAGGGCGGCGGAAGCCCAGAGGCCGCGCTACGCCATGGTGGTGGATCTGCGCCGCTGTGTGGGCTGTCAGTCCTGTACCGTCTCCTGCGGGGCGGAAAACGCCGTGCCCTTGCACGAGTTCCGCACCACGGTCAATGAATACGCCCTGGGCGCTCAGGACGCCCAAGGGCGCGCCCCGGCCCTGGCCGTGCTGCCGCGCCTCTGCAATCATTGTGAAAATCCCCCCTGCGTGCCCGTCTGCCCGGTGGGGGCCACCTATAAGCGGGAGGACGGCCTGGTGCTCATCAACGCCGCCACCTGCATCGGCTGCGGCTTCTGCGTGCAGGCCTGCCCCTACGACGCCCGCTTCCTGAACCGCGAAACCCATACGGCGGACAAATGCACCTTCTGCGCCCACCGCATGGCCGCCGGGCTGCTGCCCGCCTGTGTGGAAAACTGCGTGGGCGGCGCGCGCGTCTTTGGCGATCTGCACGATCCTCAGAGCCCGGTCAGCCGCCTGCTGTCCGCCTATGCGGGCAGGGTGGCCGTGCTCTATCCGGAAAGGGACACCAAACCGCACGTCTTCTACCTCGGCCTGGACGAGCGCTTCGCCCATGTGGACGCCGTGCCGGAGCCGCTGCCCCTGTACCCGGCGGGGAGGGCCAGCCATGACTGA
- a CDS encoding molybdopterin dinucleotide binding domain-containing protein, translating to MDAKKRRFLGTGAALLGAGALAAASAGAGKKVLDGLLRGTAGEPVRDPVNKNSLEPEYAVDAQGRVSPGKGARTAFDLCWGCTTLCGVRLHIDAATEQVARVAGNPYNPLSSSHALPMEAPVSAALRSVSARADAPESPLAGHSGRATVCGRGAAMIDAQTSPFRILHCLKRAGKRGEGRWKSISFEQLVEEVVEGGDLFGEGHVDGLRAIRETPGPANPEHPEFGPHANRLLLTYAFDDGRETFFFQRFGIQAYGTRNFGKHGAYCGLSFRMGSGMALNNLATNTHAKPDFENCEFALFWGTAPAQAGNPFNRSARMVAEARTLGKLHYAVIDPVLRLSVTDAVRDRARWVPVRPGTDAALALGMIRWMLENQRYDAAFLSHPTLEAATAAGEAAFSNATHLVGLSGPQQGRILRLPPTGQKGQDGKPLPGEPLVISPEGALRPAGQCPTAALFFRGEVTLPDGSAVTAATALQLLKEEACAHSLEEYARLCGVPQKVMEDLAREFTAHGKRAVVDVHGGMMQLSGMNATFAALTLNTLIGNCNVKGGLAVPPPNFHKAAYAGPHYDLNNFPGKKGPQGFPANRCRAPYEKSSAFRRKKAAGLNPYPADMPWFPLTPPNMPGEHLLGHANGYPFTFKAWLNWTGNVLYGHGGLHKVMDPLLRDPKNLPLIVGIDAFHNETNAYADYLVPDPCMYEGWGGFAGAWCGVLTRMSSARWPAVAPKQQKTAAGEPVCMEQFLIAAAKRLGLPGFGEKAIPGADGTLHPLNTPQDYYLRLAANMAFGKGQQPAAPSAEDVQLSGIGRILPDLEAVLAPEERGPVARIYSRGGLFAPCAAAYEGDKLRSRWTRALCVYNEDAAAAVHWQTGRRYSGIPTLRTGEFCDGAPLRQRWSERDYPLLMISFKSNLINSYAIVSPRLRAIKPVNMVFLHPQDARALGVGQGERVRLVSPGGTAEAQVTLTETVMPGVVAVEHGFGHKALGAADVWVDGRRIPAAPGCGAGLNLNDLVPGDPSRQGVTALTESDSGSAVRQGIPVRVERLA from the coding sequence ATGGATGCGAAAAAACGCCGATTCCTGGGCACGGGCGCGGCCCTGTTGGGCGCTGGCGCACTGGCCGCCGCCTCTGCCGGGGCGGGTAAAAAGGTGCTGGACGGTCTTCTGCGAGGCACGGCCGGGGAACCCGTGCGCGATCCCGTGAACAAAAATTCCCTTGAGCCGGAATACGCTGTGGACGCTCAGGGCCGCGTCAGCCCCGGCAAGGGCGCGCGCACGGCCTTTGACCTTTGCTGGGGCTGCACCACGCTCTGCGGCGTGCGCCTGCACATTGACGCAGCCACAGAGCAGGTGGCCCGTGTGGCGGGCAACCCCTACAATCCGCTTTCTTCTTCCCATGCCCTGCCCATGGAGGCCCCCGTAAGCGCGGCCCTGCGCTCCGTTTCCGCCAGGGCCGACGCGCCGGAATCCCCCCTGGCCGGGCACAGCGGCCGGGCCACGGTCTGCGGGCGCGGCGCGGCCATGATCGACGCCCAGACGAGCCCCTTCCGCATCCTGCACTGTCTCAAACGGGCGGGCAAGCGCGGCGAGGGCCGTTGGAAGAGCATTTCTTTTGAGCAGCTGGTGGAAGAAGTGGTGGAAGGCGGGGATCTGTTCGGCGAGGGGCATGTGGACGGCCTGCGGGCCATCCGTGAAACCCCTGGCCCGGCCAATCCGGAGCATCCGGAATTTGGCCCCCACGCCAACCGCCTGCTCCTGACCTACGCCTTTGACGACGGGCGGGAGACTTTTTTCTTTCAGCGCTTCGGCATCCAGGCCTACGGCACGCGCAACTTCGGCAAGCACGGGGCCTACTGTGGGCTTTCCTTCCGCATGGGTTCGGGCATGGCCCTGAACAACCTGGCCACCAATACCCACGCCAAGCCGGATTTTGAAAACTGCGAGTTCGCCCTCTTCTGGGGCACGGCCCCAGCCCAGGCGGGCAATCCCTTCAACCGCTCGGCCCGTATGGTGGCCGAGGCCCGCACCCTGGGCAAGCTGCACTATGCGGTCATCGACCCGGTGCTGCGCCTTTCCGTCACCGACGCCGTGCGCGACCGGGCCCGCTGGGTGCCCGTGCGCCCCGGCACGGACGCGGCCCTGGCCCTGGGCATGATCCGCTGGATGCTGGAAAACCAACGCTACGACGCGGCCTTCCTGAGCCACCCCACCCTGGAAGCGGCCACGGCGGCCGGGGAGGCGGCCTTTTCCAACGCCACGCACCTGGTGGGCCTTTCCGGCCCGCAGCAGGGCAGGATTCTGCGTCTGCCGCCCACGGGGCAGAAGGGCCAGGACGGCAAACCTTTGCCCGGCGAACCGCTGGTCATAAGCCCGGAGGGTGCGCTACGCCCGGCGGGGCAGTGCCCCACGGCAGCGCTCTTTTTCCGCGGGGAGGTGACCCTGCCCGACGGCAGCGCTGTTACGGCGGCCACAGCCCTTCAGTTGCTCAAGGAGGAAGCCTGCGCCCACAGCCTGGAGGAATACGCCAGACTGTGCGGCGTGCCGCAGAAAGTTATGGAGGATCTGGCGCGGGAGTTCACCGCCCACGGCAAGCGGGCCGTGGTGGACGTGCACGGCGGCATGATGCAGCTTTCCGGCATGAACGCTACCTTTGCCGCCCTGACCCTCAACACGCTCATCGGCAACTGCAACGTCAAAGGCGGCCTGGCCGTGCCCCCGCCCAACTTCCACAAGGCCGCCTACGCCGGGCCGCACTACGATCTGAACAACTTTCCCGGCAAAAAGGGGCCGCAGGGCTTCCCGGCCAACCGTTGCCGCGCGCCTTACGAGAAGTCCTCGGCCTTCCGGCGCAAAAAGGCGGCGGGCCTTAATCCGTACCCGGCGGACATGCCCTGGTTCCCGCTCACGCCCCCCAATATGCCGGGGGAGCATCTGCTGGGCCACGCCAACGGCTATCCCTTCACCTTCAAAGCCTGGCTCAACTGGACGGGCAACGTGCTCTACGGCCACGGCGGCCTGCACAAGGTTATGGATCCCCTGCTGCGCGATCCCAAGAATCTGCCCCTTATTGTCGGCATCGACGCCTTCCACAACGAAACCAACGCCTATGCCGACTATCTGGTGCCGGATCCCTGCATGTACGAGGGCTGGGGCGGTTTTGCCGGGGCCTGGTGCGGCGTGCTCACCCGCATGTCCTCGGCCCGCTGGCCCGCCGTGGCCCCCAAGCAGCAGAAGACTGCCGCGGGCGAGCCCGTGTGCATGGAGCAGTTCCTCATCGCCGCAGCCAAACGCCTGGGCCTGCCCGGCTTTGGGGAGAAGGCCATTCCCGGCGCGGACGGAACCCTGCACCCCCTGAACACGCCGCAGGACTATTATCTGCGCCTGGCCGCCAACATGGCCTTCGGCAAGGGGCAGCAACCGGCCGCACCCAGCGCTGAAGACGTGCAGCTTTCGGGCATCGGGCGCATTCTGCCGGATCTGGAAGCCGTGCTCGCGCCGGAAGAGCGCGGCCCCGTGGCCCGCATCTACAGCCGGGGCGGCCTGTTCGCGCCCTGTGCCGCCGCCTATGAGGGAGACAAGCTGCGGAGCCGCTGGACCCGCGCGCTGTGCGTGTACAACGAGGACGCCGCGGCCGCCGTGCATTGGCAGACGGGGCGGCGCTACAGCGGCATCCCCACCCTGCGGACCGGAGAGTTCTGCGACGGCGCGCCCCTGCGCCAGCGCTGGAGCGAACGGGACTATCCTTTGCTCATGATCTCCTTCAAATCCAACCTGATCAACTCCTACGCCATTGTCTCGCCGCGGCTGCGGGCCATCAAGCCCGTGAACATGGTCTTCCTGCACCCGCAGGACGCTCGCGCCCTGGGCGTGGGGCAGGGGGAACGCGTGCGCCTGGTGAGCCCCGGCGGCACGGCTGAAGCGCAGGTCACGCTGACGGAAACGGTCATGCCCGGCGTGGTGGCCGTGGAACACGGCTTCGGCCACAAGGCCTTGGGCGCGGCGGACGTCTGGGTGGACGGACGTCGCATCCCGGCCGCGCCCGGCTGCGGCGCTGGTCTGAACCTCAATGACCTGGTGCCCGGCGACCCCAGCCGTCAGGGCGTCACGGCCCTGACGGAGAGCGATTCCGGCAGCGCCGTGCGCCAGGGCATCCCCGTGCGGGTGGAGCGCCTGGCATAA
- a CDS encoding energy transducer TonB has protein sequence MPPLPLPHNLRAPFRRGLFSALLLHAAVAALVLAAPLTNVGKRPAPLLRVSLVSLAPGNGAATPAPVPAPAQAAPATVTADGAAAPPRPSTAETAPTPPTPVQAAPRPKPAAKPRPAPKPRARPAAPPTAPQDAPPRPAPSAVKGLTATAPPAPAGPPGGSLAAGQTAGTPQGDPLYAPNQLDRPPTVTRPVRPDYPDRARSRRLEGRVVVRLVVESSGLPGHCSVHAAQPRGYFEDAALEAARRMRFRPGRKDGRAVRTVVLLPFDFRLQ, from the coding sequence TTGCCGCCCCTGCCGCTGCCGCACAACCTTCGCGCTCCGTTCCGCAGGGGGCTTTTCTCCGCCCTGCTGCTGCACGCCGCTGTGGCCGCACTGGTGCTGGCGGCCCCGCTCACCAACGTGGGGAAGCGGCCCGCCCCCCTGCTGCGGGTCAGCCTGGTCAGCCTCGCTCCCGGCAACGGCGCGGCCACGCCAGCCCCCGTGCCAGCGCCCGCCCAGGCAGCCCCTGCCACCGTTACCGCAGACGGCGCGGCCGCGCCCCCACGGCCGTCAACCGCAGAAACCGCCCCCACGCCGCCCACGCCCGTCCAGGCCGCCCCGCGCCCCAAGCCCGCCGCCAAGCCCAGGCCCGCGCCGAAGCCCAGGGCCCGCCCAGCGGCCCCACCAACAGCTCCCCAGGACGCGCCGCCAAGGCCCGCCCCAAGCGCCGTCAAAGGCCTTACCGCAACGGCGCCCCCCGCTCCGGCCGGCCCTCCGGGCGGCAGCCTCGCCGCCGGCCAGACTGCCGGAACCCCACAGGGCGACCCCCTCTACGCGCCCAACCAACTGGACAGGCCCCCGACCGTCACCCGCCCCGTGCGGCCCGACTATCCGGACCGCGCCCGCAGCCGCCGCCTGGAGGGCCGGGTGGTAGTGCGCCTGGTGGTGGAATCTTCCGGTCTGCCGGGCCATTGCAGCGTACATGCGGCCCAGCCGCGCGGCTACTTTGAAGACGCCGCCCTGGAAGCCGCGCGGCGCATGCGCTTTCGGCCAGGGCGCAAAGATGGCCGGGCCGTGCGCACGGTGGTACTGCTGCCCTTTGACTTCCGGCTGCAATAG
- a CDS encoding AEC family transporter, with product MLHAFAAVVPVFLIILAGVALRSRDALPESAGSVLGIYVLRAALPLLILHLLADARPQDLANWGFWLGVIGSQLAVYALGYAGDKLFCRRGVGPAVISGLSCSACNAAFVGLPIVANLLPGDKEAMLVAGLAILTPNVVMILAQGRLDLLNGSLAEDASGPLLRCGRFLRIFFLGNPILLATLLGMILAVSGLGLWTPLDRAASLVGYTAAPCMLLALGLDLRQKLTLARRRAQGHAVLRQCWYLVCKLLIHPLLCWAALALLGIGGRWLVVGVLISATATALLVTVMAEVYRAAPEEAALTAVLSNGISLFTLTGFVWLFQHLGLV from the coding sequence ATGCTCCACGCTTTTGCCGCCGTTGTGCCGGTTTTTCTTATCATCCTTGCGGGCGTTGCCCTGCGCAGCCGGGACGCGCTGCCCGAAAGCGCCGGATCCGTGCTGGGCATCTATGTGCTGCGGGCGGCCCTGCCCCTGCTCATCCTGCACCTCCTGGCCGACGCCCGCCCACAGGACCTGGCCAACTGGGGCTTCTGGCTGGGGGTCATCGGCTCCCAGCTCGCTGTCTACGCCCTGGGCTATGCGGGGGACAAGCTGTTCTGCCGGCGCGGCGTCGGCCCGGCAGTCATCAGCGGGCTTTCCTGCTCCGCCTGCAACGCGGCCTTTGTGGGCCTGCCCATCGTGGCCAACCTGCTGCCCGGCGATAAGGAAGCCATGCTCGTGGCGGGCCTGGCCATCCTGACGCCCAACGTGGTCATGATCCTGGCCCAGGGACGGCTGGATCTTCTCAACGGATCCCTGGCCGAGGACGCCTCCGGCCCGCTGCTGCGCTGCGGGCGCTTTCTGCGCATCTTTTTTCTGGGCAACCCCATCCTGCTCGCCACCCTGCTGGGCATGATTCTGGCCGTGTCCGGCCTGGGGCTCTGGACGCCCCTGGACCGCGCCGCCAGCCTGGTGGGCTACACGGCGGCCCCTTGCATGCTCCTGGCCCTGGGCCTGGACCTGCGCCAGAAGCTCACCCTGGCCCGCCGCCGCGCCCAGGGGCACGCCGTGCTGCGTCAGTGCTGGTACCTGGTCTGCAAGCTCCTTATCCATCCCCTGCTCTGCTGGGCCGCCCTGGCCCTGCTGGGCATCGGCGGCCGCTGGCTGGTGGTGGGCGTGCTCATCAGCGCCACGGCCACGGCCCTGCTGGTCACAGTGATGGCCGAGGTCTACCGCGCTGCGCCCGAAGAAGCCGCCCTCACTGCCGTGCTCTCCAACGGCATCAGCCTGTTTACCCTCACGGGCTTTGTCTGGCTGTTCCAGCATCTGGGGCTGGTCTGA
- a CDS encoding OmpH family outer membrane protein, with protein sequence MRISFFAPLALGLCLLLPACQQAETAKPQLAVVDMARIMRDSEPGKAGVKFLEGIQAEMQTSLNDIQSRLEKNPNDAQAQKELQTVYMGAQQRMQVEQQNVINVLYDMVQRVINGYRVEKGYAVILSSEAAAAYDSKADVTADIVAAVNKQKVDFKPAAAAKPEAGKEDAAPAADAAAQKDAGQKDAAQPDAAPAKK encoded by the coding sequence ATGCGAATTTCCTTCTTTGCGCCCCTGGCCCTGGGGCTGTGCCTGCTGCTTCCCGCCTGCCAACAGGCCGAAACCGCCAAACCCCAACTGGCCGTGGTGGATATGGCGCGCATCATGCGCGACAGCGAACCGGGCAAGGCCGGCGTCAAATTCCTGGAAGGCATCCAGGCCGAGATGCAAACCTCGCTCAACGACATCCAGTCCCGGCTGGAAAAGAACCCCAACGACGCCCAGGCCCAGAAAGAACTGCAGACCGTCTACATGGGCGCGCAGCAACGCATGCAGGTGGAGCAGCAGAACGTGATCAACGTGCTCTACGACATGGTGCAGCGCGTCATCAACGGCTACCGCGTCGAAAAGGGCTACGCCGTCATCCTCAGCAGCGAAGCCGCGGCCGCCTATGACTCCAAGGCCGACGTCACCGCCGACATTGTGGCCGCCGTCAACAAGCAGAAGGTGGACTTCAAGCCCGCCGCCGCAGCCAAGCCCGAAGCCGGCAAGGAAGACGCCGCGCCCGCAGCCGATGCCGCAGCCCAGAAGGATGCAGGCCAGAAGGATGCGGCCCAGCCTGACGCCGCGCCCGCCAAGAAGTAA